The Fusobacterium periodonticum ATCC 33693 genome includes a window with the following:
- a CDS encoding transposase → MNLTTDQYHIVWCVKYRRKVLIDDIEKTLKELLIEIINRKLEYIGKNIIKIDTFKVKASQLNHSTNEYEKKSLSKRWVEILGNKIQRDLYSAFLIKNVKENLEEVNIERAQKEFKNFVKLHNEEIERIKKGNVKTLKCMGF, encoded by the coding sequence ATAAATTTAACAACAGATCAATATCATATAGTGTGGTGTGTAAAATATAGAAGGAAAGTATTAATTGATGATATTGAAAAAACTTTAAAAGAATTATTAATTGAAATAATAAATAGAAAATTAGAATATATTGGAAAAAATATAATAAAAATTGATACTTTTAAAGTAAAAGCTAGTCAACTAAATCATAGTACAAATGAATATGAAAAGAAAAGTCTATCAAAAAGATGGGTAGAAATATTAGGAAATAAAATACAAAGAGATTTGTATTCTGCATTTTTAATAAAAAATGTAAAAGAAAATTTAGAAGAAGTAAATATAGAAAGAGCACAAAAAGAATTTAAAAATTTTGTTAAATTGCATAATGAAGAAATTGAAAGAATAAAAAAAGGAAATGTAAAAACATTAAAATGTATGGGATTTTAA
- a CDS encoding transposase has translation MNLTTDQYHIVWCVKYRRKVLIDDIEKTLKELLIEIINRKLEYIGKNIIKIDTFKVKASQLNHSTNEYEKKSLSKRWVEILGNKIQRDLYSA, from the coding sequence ATAAATTTAACAACAGATCAATATCATATAGTGTGGTGTGTAAAATATAGAAGGAAAGTATTAATTGATGATATTGAAAAAACTTTAAAAGAATTATTAATTGAAATAATAAATAGAAAATTAGAATATATTGGAAAAAATATAATAAAAATTGATACTTTTAAAGTAAAAGCTAGTCAACTAAATCATAGTACAAATGAATATGAAAAGAAAAGTCTATCAAAAAGATGGGTAGAAATATTAGGAAATAAAATACAAAGAGATTTGTATTCTGCAT
- a CDS encoding DUF1353 domain-containing protein codes for MEMSKLLVKDLMNGKFELISDYIYQIENYVIRVPKSFVTDYASIPRIFRAIVLPYGKHSGASVVHDYLYSKGCELNIERKKADKIFFEILKEEGVNPILARLMYIAVRCFGKTRYKIKK; via the coding sequence ATGGAAATGTCAAAGTTGTTGGTTAAGGATCTTATGAATGGAAAGTTTGAATTAATTTCTGATTACATATACCAGATAGAAAATTATGTTATAAGAGTACCTAAATCTTTTGTAACAGATTATGCTTCCATACCTAGGATATTTAGAGCTATTGTTCTTCCCTATGGAAAACATAGTGGGGCAAGTGTTGTGCATGACTATCTTTATTCAAAGGGCTGTGAGCTGAATATTGAAAGAAAAAAAGCAGATAAAATATTCTTTGAAATCTTAAAAGAAGAAGGAGTTAATCCTATTTTAGCTAGACTGATGTATATTGCAGTTAGATGTTTTGGAAAAACTAGATATAAAATAAAAAAATAG
- a CDS encoding GspE/PulE family protein — MEKIENYFKKSINSSTDNNKISLIEDIEELYARENLSSNKGIFYILLEAIKFLASDIHIEALNNIVRIRYRINGILKEVARIDKSFLAAISSKIKILSSLDIVEKRKPQDGRFSLRYKGREIDFRTSIMPTMNGEKIVIRILDKFNYNFTLDDLYLSEENKKVFYKAINQNNGIIIVNGPTGSGKSSTLYSILKYKNKEEVNISTVEDPIEYQIEGINQVQCKNELGLNFATILRSLLRQDPDILMIGEIRDKETAEIAVKASLTGHLVFSTLHSNDSLGCINRLVNLGIDNYLLSLVLQMIVSQRLLRKLCPHCKKEDENYKEKLKSLNLPEEKYRDVKFYASVGCEKCMNTGYIGRIPVFEIIYFDESLKNTLAQKKETKQNFKTLLENAMDKAKEGLTSLDEIMRQL; from the coding sequence ATGGAAAAAATAGAGAATTATTTTAAAAAGTCAATTAATAGTAGTACGGATAATAATAAAATTTCACTTATTGAGGACATAGAAGAGCTATATGCTAGAGAAAATCTGAGTTCTAACAAAGGTATCTTCTACATATTATTAGAAGCTATAAAATTTTTAGCAAGTGATATCCATATAGAAGCCTTAAATAATATAGTTAGAATTAGATATAGAATAAATGGTATTTTAAAAGAAGTCGCTAGAATAGATAAAAGTTTTCTTGCAGCTATAAGCTCAAAGATAAAAATTTTATCTTCCTTAGATATAGTTGAGAAAAGAAAGCCTCAAGATGGTAGATTTTCACTTAGATATAAAGGAAGAGAAATAGATTTTAGAACTTCTATCATGCCCACTATGAATGGTGAAAAAATTGTAATTAGAATTTTAGATAAGTTTAACTATAACTTTACCTTAGATGATTTATATTTATCAGAAGAAAATAAAAAAGTTTTCTATAAGGCTATCAATCAAAACAATGGTATTATAATAGTAAATGGGCCTACAGGTTCAGGAAAATCTAGTACTTTATATAGTATATTGAAATATAAAAATAAAGAAGAAGTTAATATTTCAACTGTAGAAGATCCTATTGAATATCAAATTGAAGGTATTAATCAAGTTCAATGTAAAAATGAATTAGGTTTAAATTTTGCTACAATTTTAAGGTCTTTATTAAGGCAAGATCCTGATATTTTAATGATAGGAGAAATTAGAGATAAGGAAACGGCTGAAATAGCTGTTAAAGCTTCATTGACAGGACATTTAGTTTTTTCAACTCTACATTCAAACGATAGCTTAGGTTGTATAAATAGACTAGTCAATCTAGGTATTGATAACTATCTTTTAAGTTTGGTTTTACAGATGATAGTTTCTCAGAGATTACTCAGAAAACTTTGTCCACATTGTAAAAAAGAAGATGAAAACTATAAGGAAAAGTTAAAAAGTTTAAATTTACCAGAAGAAAAATATAGAGATGTAAAATTCTATGCTTCTGTAGGTTGTGAAAAATGTATGAACACAGGTTATATAGGAAGAATACCTGTTTTTGAAATAATTTATTTTGATGAAAGTTTAAAAAATACGCTAGCACAGAAAAAGGAAACAAAACAAAATTTTAAAACTTTACTGGAAAATGCAATGGATAAAGCAAAGGAAGGTTTAACTTCACTAGATGAAATAATGAGGCAATTATGA
- a CDS encoding type II secretion system F family protein, with protein MRNQKEKILFFTNELALLIKSGLTFTKAIEIILKEEKNKKFKDILKKIHKNLTIGKNIYDSFKPFENTFGSTYLYILKIGELSGNIVESLEDISKSLDFDLSRRKKLGGILIYPIVVICLTFLIVSFLLIYILPSFITIFEENQIELPLVTRILLSISRNFHYILLFIIVILTIIFIFNMYINKNKYKRIKRDKFLLNIFLFGELKKLLLASNLYHSFSILLNSGIGMVESLEILYMNNNNYYLKDRLFDIKKSILAGNNIATSFKNLNLYNDRFSILITVGEESGYLSENFLQISKILKEDFDYKLKKLLAILEPLVILILGLIVGFVVLAIYLPILSIGDIFI; from the coding sequence ATGAGAAATCAAAAAGAAAAAATTTTATTTTTCACTAATGAACTAGCTCTACTTATAAAAAGTGGTCTAACTTTTACAAAAGCTATAGAAATTATATTAAAAGAAGAGAAGAATAAAAAATTTAAAGATATTCTAAAGAAAATTCATAAAAATTTAACAATAGGTAAGAATATCTATGATAGTTTTAAACCTTTTGAAAATACTTTTGGAAGCACTTATTTGTATATTTTAAAAATAGGAGAACTCAGTGGGAATATAGTAGAAAGCTTAGAAGATATTTCAAAATCTTTAGATTTTGATCTAAGTAGAAGAAAAAAATTAGGGGGAATTTTAATTTATCCCATAGTAGTTATCTGTTTAACTTTTTTGATAGTAAGCTTTTTACTTATCTATATTTTACCTAGTTTTATTACAATTTTTGAAGAAAATCAAATTGAACTTCCTTTAGTAACAAGAATTTTATTAAGTATTTCAAGAAATTTTCATTATATTTTACTTTTTATAATAGTTATATTAACAATAATATTTATTTTTAATATGTATATAAACAAAAATAAATATAAAAGAATAAAAAGAGATAAATTTCTTTTAAACATATTTTTATTTGGAGAATTAAAAAAGTTATTACTTGCTTCAAATCTCTATCATTCATTTTCAATACTTTTGAATTCTGGTATAGGAATGGTAGAAAGTTTAGAGATTTTGTATATGAACAATAATAACTACTATTTAAAAGATAGATTATTTGATATTAAGAAGTCTATATTAGCAGGAAATAACATAGCTACTTCCTTTAAAAACTTAAATCTTTACAATGATAGATTTTCTATTTTAATCACTGTAGGAGAAGAAAGTGGATATCTATCAGAAAATTTTTTACAAATTTCTAAAATTTTAAAAGAAGACTTTGATTACAAGTTAAAAAAATTACTAGCTATACTTGAACCCTTGGTAATCTTAATTTTAGGACTTATAGTTGGTTTTGTTGTTCTAGCTATATATCTACCAATACTATCAATAGGAGACATATTTATATAA
- a CDS encoding type II secretion system protein, which yields MKNRGFSLIEVIVAVAIIGILSGIVGLKLRSYIATSKDTRAVASLNSFRLAAQTYQIDNDKPLIEDSSKYDDDVEIKKALEKLEIYLDKNAKEIIEKNRITIGASRNTENGELKYGGEVRFTFKDPNNSGNSDGYYMWLVPVSGTKNFDSKGKEWTKY from the coding sequence ATGAAAAATCGTGGTTTTTCTTTAATTGAAGTCATTGTAGCAGTAGCTATAATAGGAATATTATCGGGCATTGTTGGCTTAAAATTGAGAAGCTATATTGCAACATCTAAAGATACTCGAGCTGTGGCTAGTCTTAACTCCTTTCGTTTAGCAGCTCAAACCTATCAAATAGATAATGATAAGCCTCTTATTGAAGATAGTTCTAAATATGATGATGATGTAGAAATTAAAAAAGCTTTAGAAAAATTAGAAATCTATTTAGATAAGAATGCTAAAGAAATTATAGAAAAAAATAGAATAACTATAGGAGCTTCAAGAAATACTGAAAATGGAGAATTAAAGTATGGAGGAGAAGTAAGATTTACTTTTAAAGATCCTAATAACAGTGGAAATAGTGATGGTTATTATATGTGGCTTGTTCCAGTAAGTGGTACTAAAAACTTTGATAGCAAAGGAAAAGAATGGACAAAATATTGA
- a CDS encoding prepilin peptidase produces the protein MDKILIIFLYIALIFIMYIDINKKYIPNVLNFSILILSVFIRGISEIENFFIGAACYVLPILIFYGYVSDILKREVFGFGDIKLIIALGGLLYLSEINIFLQIYIFYLLVFLFATLYIIFYICIYFCRNRALKIRGVEIAFAPYICITFFIIYNYIEGIL, from the coding sequence ATGGACAAAATATTGATAATTTTTCTATATATAGCATTGATTTTTATTATGTATATAGATATTAATAAAAAATATATTCCCAATGTTTTAAATTTTTCTATCTTGATACTTTCAGTTTTTATTAGGGGGATAAGTGAGATAGAAAATTTCTTTATAGGTGCAGCTTGCTATGTCTTACCTATACTAATCTTTTATGGCTATGTCTCTGATATTTTAAAGAGAGAAGTCTTTGGTTTTGGTGATATAAAATTAATAATAGCCCTAGGTGGTCTTTTATATCTCAGTGAAATTAATATTTTTTTACAAATTTATATCTTTTATCTTTTAGTATTTTTATTTGCCACCCTTTACATTATTTTTTATATTTGCATATATTTTTGTAGAAACAGAGCTTTGAAGATTAGAGGTGTAGAGATAGCATTTGCCCCCTATATATGTATAACTTTTTTTATCATCTACAACTATATAGAAGGTATATTATGA
- a CDS encoding prepilin-type N-terminal cleavage/methylation domain-containing protein, producing MKKSKAFSLIEVIVSVFILFLVLIPSIKLNSQQLKTYSIIREKQKDLHFFNSLNNYLKSKSISNSHLEFNNYSDFINSFSDFQSYIRDIQNKDFNLLIDIEDIEVNFSDRKEKISLISLEYKGTSKTYKNKIIKFKD from the coding sequence ATGAAAAAATCTAAAGCCTTTTCTTTAATAGAAGTTATTGTATCTGTATTTATATTATTTTTAGTGCTGATACCTAGTATAAAATTAAATAGTCAACAGTTAAAAACTTACTCAATAATAAGAGAAAAACAAAAAGATTTACACTTCTTTAACTCTTTAAATAACTATTTAAAATCAAAATCTATCTCAAACAGTCACTTAGAATTTAATAATTATTCTGATTTCATAAATTCTTTCAGTGACTTCCAAAGTTACATTAGAGATATTCAAAACAAAGACTTTAACTTATTAATAGACATTGAAGATATAGAGGTTAATTTTTCTGATAGAAAAGAAAAAATAAGTTTAATTAGTTTAGAATATAAAGGAACATCAAAAACTTATAAGAATAAAATTATAAAATTTAAGGATTAA
- a CDS encoding type II secretion system protein, with amino-acid sequence MYMNKNKAFSLVEIIIAISLTLIVGSICLITFYSMNKSFLVMNRSYKRDKEIGSFRDLLISHIKWNEGVEIRLSNVSKNQNINSLENLFLKESEKEGNLLVLKIEAYNELDKTINKHYRCFLFYDNKIGLSYFDKGDVVNLFNGTVILENCSGKFNFDNNILKFYLKDKEKEYEEILYYDQK; translated from the coding sequence ATGTATATGAACAAAAATAAAGCCTTTTCTCTTGTTGAAATTATAATAGCTATAAGCCTCACTTTAATAGTAGGTTCTATCTGTCTTATCACATTTTATTCTATGAATAAGAGTTTTTTGGTTATGAATAGGAGCTATAAAAGAGATAAAGAAATAGGAAGTTTTAGAGATTTACTTATAAGCCATATAAAGTGGAATGAAGGAGTAGAAATAAGACTTAGTAATGTTTCTAAAAATCAAAATATAAATAGTTTAGAAAATCTCTTTTTAAAAGAAAGTGAAAAAGAGGGAAATCTCCTAGTTTTAAAAATTGAAGCATATAATGAACTTGATAAAACTATAAATAAACACTATAGATGTTTTTTATTTTATGACAATAAAATAGGACTTAGTTATTTTGATAAAGGAGATGTAGTTAATCTCTTTAATGGCACAGTAATTTTGGAAAATTGTTCTGGTAAATTCAACTTTGATAATAATATTTTAAAATTTTATCTAAAAGATAAGGAAAAAGAATATGAGGAAATATTGTACTATGATCAAAAATAA
- a CDS encoding PilN domain-containing protein translates to MSKKTLALSHIDNYINGGKNTILLLENKFFYIFKVQIENVLNEEDRREKLEDRLEIVFPRYNSDDFVLRYEILKKDKKRENMVVYLMDINYLSDCIIDDMKDYAFISIIPSFFISREKKDLNHYFNFDISETMLVITEYTNNNILDIQTFKLSKASLDNEDFEIEDKFSIINTFLANITEDIHIIFTGDKINFEDLELDNKNYSFFSVERLDFSKYPNFLPEDLRNKYSLYYIESKYLYILLGLSILTIILTIIIHYNLNNTEKKLEALELESIRLEEEIENARNEMEEIEVENKSLQELIVEKEDRDMRISSFLEELTYLCPEYLKISSIEYNENKIFNIEGKTDKVERITKFLENITNSKNFILSNYDYILKKSNEIEFKIEVKYSTVSR, encoded by the coding sequence ATGTCTAAAAAAACTTTAGCTTTAAGTCATATTGATAATTATATAAATGGTGGAAAAAATACTATTCTTCTTTTAGAGAATAAGTTTTTTTATATTTTTAAAGTCCAAATAGAGAATGTCTTAAATGAGGAGGACAGAAGAGAAAAATTAGAAGATAGATTGGAAATAGTTTTTCCAAGATATAATTCTGATGATTTTGTATTGAGATATGAAATTCTTAAAAAAGATAAAAAGAGAGAAAATATGGTTGTTTATTTAATGGATATCAATTATTTAAGCGATTGTATTATTGATGATATGAAGGACTATGCTTTTATTTCTATTATTCCTTCTTTTTTTATATCCAGAGAGAAAAAAGACTTAAATCATTATTTTAACTTTGATATAAGTGAAACTATGTTAGTTATAACGGAGTATACGAACAATAATATTTTAGATATACAAACTTTCAAACTAAGTAAAGCTTCTCTTGACAATGAGGATTTTGAAATTGAAGATAAATTCTCTATAATAAATACTTTTTTAGCTAATATTACTGAGGATATACATATAATTTTCACTGGAGATAAAATAAATTTTGAAGATTTGGAGCTAGATAACAAGAATTATTCCTTCTTTTCTGTTGAAAGATTAGATTTTTCTAAGTATCCTAACTTTCTTCCTGAAGATTTAAGGAATAAATATTCCCTTTATTACATAGAAAGTAAGTATTTATATATTTTGTTAGGACTTTCTATACTAACAATCATACTGACAATAATAATTCACTATAATCTCAATAACACTGAAAAGAAATTAGAAGCTTTAGAGCTTGAAAGCATAAGACTTGAAGAAGAAATAGAGAATGCTAGAAATGAAATGGAAGAAATTGAAGTAGAAAATAAGAGTTTACAAGAACTTATTGTAGAAAAGGAAGATAGGGATATGAGAATATCTTCATTCTTAGAAGAATTGACTTATCTTTGTCCTGAATATTTGAAGATATCTAGCATAGAATACAATGAAAATAAAATTTTTAATATAGAAGGGAAAACAGACAAAGTTGAAAGAATAACTAAATTTCTAGAAAATATAACAAACTCTAAAAATTTTATACTCTCTAACTATGACTATATCTTAAAGAAATCTAATGAGATAGAATTTAAAATTGAAGTCAAATATAGTACTGTGTCGAGGTGA
- a CDS encoding secretin N-terminal domain-containing protein gives MKKFTLILFLFLNSFLYSVGLNRDIDIIDMPLHEVLAVLSKECGRNLICSKEAKDIVIDTYFNKGEDLDSVLGFLAETYGLTMKKENNTTIFMLASEKNSKKAKIIGRVTSNNMSLEGAKIELKDVNKFVYTDKSGNFILDNLDKDVYICKISKKGYEEKGEIIDSSKSISILNVDLKEKADNYTNKQNETNLEELNFYEIDGKFYYTKTFSLFNVSPDEVLKVLHETFGENIKVSSLSKVNKLVVSAERDILENAISIIEDIDKNPKQVKISSQILDISNNLFEELGFDWVYKQNVASEERNSLTAIILGKAGLNGIGSTLNIVRQFNNKSDVLSTGLNLLESTNDLVVSSVPTLMIASGEEGEFKVTEEVIVGVKTTRENKNDRHTEPVFKEAGLIMKVKPFIKDDDYIVLEISLELSDFKFKRNVLNIKDINSGTYNSEGGSKVGRALTTKVRVKDGDTILIGGLKKSIQQNIESKIPILGDIPIISFFFKNTTKKRENSDMYIKLKVEIE, from the coding sequence ATGAAAAAATTTACTCTAATATTATTCTTATTTTTAAATAGTTTTCTTTATTCAGTTGGCTTAAATCGTGATATAGATATTATTGATATGCCACTCCATGAAGTTTTAGCAGTTTTATCTAAAGAATGTGGTAGAAATTTAATATGTTCTAAGGAAGCTAAGGACATAGTTATAGATACATATTTTAATAAGGGAGAAGATTTAGACTCTGTTTTAGGATTTCTAGCTGAGACTTATGGTTTAACTATGAAAAAAGAAAATAATACCACAATCTTTATGCTAGCTAGTGAAAAAAACTCTAAAAAAGCTAAAATTATTGGTAGAGTTACTTCTAATAATATGTCTTTAGAAGGAGCTAAGATAGAATTAAAAGATGTGAATAAATTTGTTTACACTGATAAAAGTGGAAATTTTATTTTGGATAATTTAGACAAAGATGTCTATATTTGTAAGATTTCAAAAAAAGGTTATGAAGAAAAAGGAGAAATCATAGATAGCTCAAAGTCTATATCTATTTTAAATGTGGATTTAAAAGAAAAAGCTGATAACTACACAAATAAGCAAAATGAAACTAATCTTGAAGAGTTGAATTTCTATGAGATTGATGGAAAATTTTATTATACTAAGACTTTTTCTCTTTTTAATGTCTCACCTGATGAAGTCTTAAAAGTTCTTCATGAAACCTTTGGAGAAAATATAAAAGTAAGTAGTTTAAGTAAAGTTAATAAGTTAGTTGTAAGTGCTGAAAGAGATATTCTTGAAAATGCTATTTCTATAATAGAAGATATAGATAAGAATCCTAAACAAGTCAAGATAAGTTCTCAAATTTTAGATATATCAAATAATTTATTTGAAGAGCTAGGTTTTGACTGGGTTTACAAACAAAATGTTGCAAGTGAAGAAAGAAATAGCCTAACAGCAATAATTTTAGGTAAGGCAGGACTTAATGGTATAGGGTCTACTCTTAATATAGTTAGACAATTCAATAATAAAAGTGATGTTTTGAGTACAGGATTAAATTTACTTGAATCAACTAATGACTTGGTTGTAAGTTCTGTTCCAACTCTTATGATAGCAAGTGGTGAAGAAGGAGAATTTAAAGTAACTGAAGAAGTAATTGTTGGAGTAAAGACAACTAGAGAAAATAAAAATGATAGACATACTGAACCTGTATTTAAAGAAGCAGGTTTGATTATGAAAGTTAAACCCTTTATAAAAGATGATGACTATATAGTTTTAGAAATTAGTTTAGAGTTAAGTGATTTCAAATTTAAGAGAAATGTTTTAAATATAAAGGATATAAACTCTGGTACATATAATTCTGAAGGAGGATCTAAAGTTGGAAGAGCTTTAACAACAAAAGTTAGAGTTAAAGATGGAGATACTATATTAATAGGAGGTCTAAAAAAATCAATACAACAAAATATTGAAAGTAAAATTCCTATCCTAGGTGATATTCCCATTATAAGTTTTTTCTTTAAAAACACTACAAAGAAAAGAGAAAACTCAGATATGTATATAAAATTAAAAGTTGAAATAGAATAA
- a CDS encoding glucose-6-phosphate isomerase — translation MKKVNLDYSKISKFVNENELNELKNKVELVSEKLHNKTGAGNDFLGWLDLPVNYDKEEFARIKKASEKIKSDSEVLVVIGIGGSYLGARAVIECLSHSFFNSLAKEKRNAPEIYFAGQNISGTYLKDLIEIIGDRDFSVNVISKSGTTTEPAIAFRVFKELLENKYGEAAKERIYVTTDKNKGALKKLADEKGYEEFVIPDDVGGRFSVLTAVGLLPIAVAGISIDDLMIGAQTAKEDYSKDFTSNDCYKYAAIRNILYKKDYNIEILANYEPKLHYISEWWKQLYGESEGKDKKGIFPASVDLTTDLHSMGQYIQDGRRNLMETILNVENPLKDISIKKETEDLDGLNYLEGKGLSFVNNKAFEGTLLAHIDGGVPNLIINIPELNAFNIGYLIYFFEKACAISGYLLEVNPFDQPGVESYKKNMFALLGKKGYEELSKELNERLKK, via the coding sequence ATGAAAAAGGTTAATTTAGACTATTCAAAAATTTCTAAGTTTGTAAATGAAAATGAATTAAATGAACTTAAGAATAAAGTTGAATTAGTGAGTGAAAAATTACATAATAAGACAGGGGCTGGGAATGATTTTCTAGGTTGGTTAGACTTACCCGTTAATTATGATAAAGAAGAATTTGCAAGAATAAAAAAGGCTAGTGAAAAAATAAAATCTGATTCTGAAGTTCTAGTAGTTATTGGAATAGGGGGATCATACTTAGGAGCTAGAGCAGTTATAGAATGTTTAAGCCATAGCTTTTTTAACTCTTTAGCAAAAGAAAAAAGAAATGCACCTGAAATCTATTTTGCAGGACAAAATATATCAGGGACTTATTTAAAGGATTTAATAGAAATTATTGGAGATAGAGATTTTTCAGTAAATGTAATTTCAAAATCTGGAACAACAACAGAACCTGCTATAGCTTTCAGAGTTTTTAAAGAACTTTTAGAAAATAAATATGGTGAGGCAGCAAAAGAAAGAATCTATGTTACAACTGATAAAAATAAGGGTGCTCTAAAAAAACTTGCTGACGAAAAAGGTTATGAAGAGTTTGTAATTCCTGATGATGTTGGTGGAAGATTCTCTGTTCTAACAGCTGTTGGTTTACTTCCTATAGCTGTTGCAGGAATAAGCATAGATGACTTAATGATAGGAGCACAAACAGCAAAAGAAGACTATTCAAAAGATTTCACTTCAAATGATTGCTATAAATATGCTGCGATAAGAAATATATTATATAAAAAGGATTATAACATAGAAATTCTAGCTAACTATGAGCCTAAACTTCACTATATTTCTGAATGGTGGAAGCAATTATATGGAGAATCTGAAGGAAAAGATAAAAAAGGAATTTTTCCAGCTTCTGTAGATTTAACAACAGATTTACATTCTATGGGTCAATATATCCAAGATGGAAGAAGAAATCTGATGGAAACTATATTAAATGTTGAAAATCCACTTAAAGATATAAGTATTAAAAAAGAAACAGAAGACTTAGATGGACTTAACTACTTAGAAGGAAAAGGACTATCTTTTGTAAATAATAAGGCTTTTGAAGGAACTTTACTTGCTCATATAGATGGTGGAGTACCAAATTTAATTATAAATATACCAGAACTTAATGCTTTTAATATAGGATATTTAATTTATTTCTTTGAAAAAGCATGTGCTATAAGTGGTTATTTATTGGAAGTGAACCCTTTTGACCAACCTGGTGTTGAATCTTATAAGAAAAATATGTTTGCTCTTTTAGGTAAAAAAGGTTATGAAGAACTTTCTAAAGAGTTAAATGAAAGATTAAAAAAATAA
- a CDS encoding SoxR reducing system RseC family protein, which yields MVNKGIVTKIQGDTVAVKLYKSSSCSHCSCCSESNKMGSDFEFKINQKVELGDLVTLEISEKDVVKAAMIAYVFPPIMMILGYIVADRLGFSEMQSIAGSFIGLIIGFIFLAIYDRVFAKKTIDEEIRIVSVEKYDPNACENLAEKCEDFF from the coding sequence ATGGTAAACAAGGGAATTGTTACTAAAATTCAAGGTGATACTGTTGCTGTAAAATTATATAAAAGTTCTTCTTGCTCACATTGTAGTTGTTGTAGTGAAAGTAACAAAATGGGAAGCGATTTTGAATTTAAAATAAATCAAAAAGTTGAATTGGGTGATTTAGTAACCTTAGAGATATCAGAAAAAGATGTTGTAAAAGCAGCTATGATAGCATATGTTTTTCCACCTATTATGATGATTTTAGGTTATATAGTAGCAGATCGTCTAGGATTTTCAGAAATGCAATCTATAGCCGGTAGCTTCATAGGATTAATTATAGGTTTTATATTTTTAGCTATCTATGATAGAGTTTTTGCTAAAAAGACAATTGATGAGGAAATAAGAATCGTTTCTGTTGAAAAGTATGATCCAAATGCTTGTGAAAATTTAGCAGAAAAATGTGAAGACTTTTTTTAA